Proteins from a genomic interval of Salmo trutta chromosome 39, fSalTru1.1, whole genome shotgun sequence:
- the LOC115179168 gene encoding uncharacterized protein LOC115179168 isoform X2 — MLRVVGHLLCLIICCRGADGLTGTLVELGQNATINCSLNIESAYWYIQHQPQPPLAILRSFSNSSPAAFYYNKNYRQKYSLETGNRLFIQNVTVDDCGVFYCAKKEEGRLIFSNGARLMTADVYADYPNQTTSYPNQTSSYPNQTSSYPNQTSSYPNQTSSYPNQTSSYPNQTSSYPNQTSNYSANLDLAMSEQELSFKTSTKTPSRPEVLVAGLCDPVDWTPSLFAGQS, encoded by the exons ATGCTGAGAGTTGTGGGACATCTGTTGT GTCTCATTATATGCTGTCGGGGAGCTGATGGCTTGACAGGGACACTGGTGGAACTTGGACAGAACGCAACCATAAACTGTTCTCTTAACATAGAAAGTGCATACTGGTACATTCAGCACCAACCACAGCCTCCACTGGCCATACTCCGCTCTTTCTCTAATAGTAGTCCTGCTGCTTTTTACTACAATAAGAATTATAGACAGAAATATTCATTAGAAACAGGAAATAGATTGTTCATACAGAATGTAACAGTAGATGATTGTGGAGTGTTCTACTGTGCAAAAAAAGAAGAGGGTAGATTGATATTCAGCAATGGTGCCAGACTCATGACTGCTG ATGTTTATGCTGACTATCCAAACCAGACAACCAGCTATCCCAACCAGACATCCAGCTATCCAAACCAGACATCCAGCTATCCAAACCAGACATCCAGCTATCCAAACCAGACATCCAGCTATCCAAACCAGACCTCCAGCTATCCAAACCAGACATCCAGCTATCCAAACCAGACATCCAACTACAG TGCTAATCTTGACCTTGCCATGTCAGAACAGGAACTCTCCTTCAAAACTAGCACCAAGACGCCGAGTAGACCAGAG